A segment of the Candidatus Poribacteria bacterium genome:
GACGCCTATCACAATGGGATTGTTTCACAAACTCAACAATGAAGGACGGATGCGCCGGCTTGAGAGGGAACGCTTGCTTATGGCGGACGTACGGTATGATGGAGAATTGGGTTTAACTCCGGATGAGCCAATAGATGAAGGGATAATCATTTGACTTTCAAACGGGGGGATCTGGAATGACCGATCAGGAATTTGAAGAGCTGAAGGTGGGTGGGATGGAGGTGAACTACCTCATTGTCTGCCCGAGGAAGCTCTGGCTCTATACACATGATCTGAGGATGGAGAAGCTCAGCGATAAG
Coding sequences within it:
- a CDS encoding Dna2/Cas4 domain-containing protein, coding for MTDQEFEELKVGGMEVNYLIVCPRKLWLYTHDLRMEKLSDKVSLGAFIK